A region of Pseudomonas marginalis DNA encodes the following proteins:
- a CDS encoding SDR family oxidoreductase has protein sequence MNSYPKPPFKAQQQPVPGQQRKMDPMPDCGEQTYKGSGRLANKIALITGADSGIGRAVAIAFAREGADVAVSYLDEHEDAKETARWVEAAGRQCLLLPGDLGNADQCTATVSDTVEKFGRIDVLVNNAAFQMTYESLEDIPDEDWLKTFNVNVTAMFRICKAALPHMAEGSSIINTSSVNSDAPNPTLLPYAASKGAIANFTAGLAQMLGKRGIRVNSVAPGPIWTPLIVSTMTEDSVKNFGGNTPLGRPGQPVEVSPIYVLLASDEGSYISGERYGVTGGKPIL, from the coding sequence ATGAACAGTTATCCAAAACCACCATTCAAGGCGCAACAGCAGCCCGTACCCGGTCAACAGCGCAAGATGGATCCGATGCCTGATTGCGGTGAGCAGACCTATAAAGGCTCGGGCCGCCTCGCCAACAAAATAGCCTTGATCACCGGGGCCGACAGCGGCATTGGCCGTGCGGTGGCCATCGCCTTTGCACGCGAAGGCGCGGACGTGGCGGTCTCCTATCTGGATGAGCATGAAGACGCCAAGGAAACCGCGCGGTGGGTCGAGGCGGCGGGTCGTCAATGCCTGTTGCTACCCGGTGACCTGGGCAACGCGGATCAGTGTACGGCGACGGTCAGTGACACCGTGGAGAAGTTCGGACGCATTGATGTACTGGTCAATAACGCGGCGTTCCAGATGACCTACGAAAGCCTGGAAGACATTCCCGACGAGGATTGGCTTAAGACCTTTAACGTTAACGTCACCGCGATGTTTCGCATCTGCAAGGCCGCGCTGCCGCACATGGCCGAGGGCAGTTCGATCATCAACACCAGCTCGGTCAATTCCGATGCGCCCAACCCCACGCTGTTGCCCTATGCGGCGAGCAAAGGCGCGATCGCCAACTTCACTGCAGGCCTGGCGCAGATGCTCGGCAAACGCGGTATTCGCGTTAACAGTGTGGCGCCCGGGCCAATCTGGACGCCATTGATCGTGTCGACGATGACCGAGGACTCCGTCAAGAACTTTGGTGGCAATACACCGCTGGGGCGCCCCGGCCAGCCAGTCGAAGTCTCGCCCATCTATGTGCTGTTGGCGTCGGATGAGGGCAGTTATATCTCCGGTGAACGCTACGGCGTAACAGGTGGCAAACCCATTCTTTGA
- a CDS encoding thiamine pyrophosphate-requiring protein, translating to MTTTVGDFLVERLSQWGVTRMFGYPGDGINGVFGALSRAQGKIEFIQARHEEMAAFMASAHSKFTGELGVCIATSGPGASHLITGLYDARMDHMPVLAIVGQQARAALGGHYQQELDLVSMFKDVAGAFVQQATVPSQVRHLVERAVRTAVGERRVTAIILPNDLQEATYEPPARAHGTVHSGVGYSKPRVVPYEADLQRAADVLNAGEKVAILVGAGALAATDEVIAVAEALGAGVAKALLGKAAVPDDLPWVTGSIGLLGTEPSYRLMTECDTLLMIGSGFPYSEFLPKEGQARGVQIDLQPDMLSLRYPMEVNLVGDAAETLAALLPLLTHKTQRKWRKKVEGWRAGWEKTLEKRALAKAKPINPQRVVYELSPRLPDHAIITSDSGSCANWYARDLKIRRGMQCSLSGGLASMGAAVPYAIAAKFAHPQNTVIALVGDGAMQMNNMAELITVAKYWRQWQSPKWICAVFNNEDLNQVTWEQRVMEGDPKFEASQTIPDVPYHLFAISLGLKGIFVEREEDVAAAWEQALASDVPVLIEFKTDPDVAPLPPHIKLEQARKFATTLLKGDPDEAGVIVQTAKQVLTSVLPGGAKK from the coding sequence ATGACGACGACAGTAGGCGACTTTCTGGTTGAGCGACTCAGCCAATGGGGCGTTACCCGAATGTTTGGTTACCCGGGTGACGGTATCAATGGTGTATTCGGCGCGTTAAGCCGGGCGCAGGGCAAGATCGAATTCATTCAGGCCCGTCATGAGGAAATGGCCGCGTTCATGGCGTCGGCCCACTCCAAATTCACGGGAGAGCTGGGCGTTTGTATCGCGACTTCAGGGCCAGGAGCCTCGCACCTGATCACCGGGCTCTATGACGCGCGAATGGACCATATGCCGGTGCTGGCGATTGTCGGGCAGCAGGCACGGGCGGCGCTTGGGGGGCATTACCAGCAGGAGCTGGATCTGGTGTCGATGTTCAAGGATGTGGCAGGGGCATTCGTGCAGCAGGCTACGGTGCCATCCCAGGTGCGTCACTTGGTGGAACGGGCCGTACGTACGGCAGTCGGTGAACGCCGAGTGACGGCGATCATCCTGCCCAACGATTTGCAGGAGGCGACCTACGAACCGCCCGCCAGGGCCCACGGCACAGTGCACTCGGGGGTAGGTTATTCAAAACCGCGAGTGGTGCCGTATGAGGCGGATCTACAGCGCGCCGCAGACGTGCTGAATGCCGGTGAGAAAGTTGCGATTCTCGTCGGCGCAGGGGCGCTGGCGGCCACCGATGAAGTCATCGCCGTCGCCGAAGCGCTTGGCGCCGGGGTGGCCAAGGCGCTACTCGGCAAGGCTGCAGTCCCTGACGATTTGCCCTGGGTTACCGGCAGCATCGGCCTGTTGGGCACCGAGCCCAGCTACAGGCTGATGACCGAATGCGACACCTTGCTGATGATCGGCTCGGGTTTTCCTTACTCAGAGTTCCTGCCCAAGGAAGGCCAGGCCCGTGGGGTGCAGATTGACCTGCAACCCGACATGTTAAGCCTGCGTTATCCCATGGAGGTGAATCTGGTGGGCGATGCCGCCGAGACCCTGGCTGCGTTGTTGCCGTTGCTCACCCACAAGACTCAGCGTAAATGGCGCAAAAAGGTCGAGGGGTGGCGTGCTGGCTGGGAGAAAACCCTGGAGAAACGCGCCCTGGCAAAAGCCAAACCGATCAACCCGCAACGCGTGGTGTACGAGCTGTCTCCACGCTTGCCCGACCACGCAATCATCACCAGCGATTCCGGCTCCTGTGCCAACTGGTATGCCCGCGACTTGAAGATCCGCCGTGGCATGCAATGTTCTCTGTCCGGTGGCTTGGCGTCCATGGGGGCTGCCGTGCCGTATGCTATCGCCGCCAAGTTTGCGCACCCGCAGAACACCGTGATCGCGCTGGTGGGCGACGGCGCGATGCAGATGAACAACATGGCCGAACTGATCACCGTGGCCAAATACTGGCGGCAGTGGCAGAGCCCTAAATGGATCTGTGCGGTGTTCAACAATGAAGACCTGAACCAGGTCACTTGGGAGCAGCGCGTGATGGAAGGCGACCCCAAGTTTGAGGCTTCACAAACCATTCCTGATGTGCCGTATCACCTGTTTGCGATTTCGCTGGGGCTGAAGGGGATTTTCGTCGAGCGCGAGGAGGATGTGGCTGCGGCCTGGGAACAGGCGTTGGCCTCGGATGTACCGGTGCTGATCGAGTTCAAGACCGACCCCGACGTGGCGCCACTTCCCCCGCATATCAAACTGGAACAGGCCAGGAAGTTCGCCACCACGTTGCTCAAAGGCGACCCGGATGAAGCCGGGGTGATTGTGCAAACCGCCAAGCAAGTGCTGACCAGCGTTCTGCCAGGAGGCGCAAAAAAATAA
- a CDS encoding cytochrome c3 family protein, with protein MTQIFRRSADTWLRVGLLLLIAGLSGGLLVALTLDSTDYRTGRNWVVEQPLPFSHAHHAGELKIDCRYCHSAVQSSAMASLPPTETCMSCHSQVWTHADVLEPLRKSLRELEPLHWQRVAKLPDYVYFHHGVHVNAGVGCSECHGQVDRMQLMFKAQPLNMGQCLACHRDPAPHLRPLEQVTNMQWKPSEDRRQLGERLMTARHIDTRGLTDCGTCHR; from the coding sequence ATGACGCAGATCTTCAGGCGCTCGGCCGATACTTGGCTGCGCGTAGGACTGTTGCTGCTGATCGCCGGGCTCTCGGGAGGTTTGCTTGTGGCGTTGACTCTGGACAGCACCGACTACCGCACCGGCCGTAACTGGGTGGTCGAGCAGCCGTTGCCCTTCAGCCATGCCCACCATGCGGGCGAACTCAAGATCGACTGCCGTTATTGCCACAGCGCGGTGCAGTCCTCCGCGATGGCCAGCCTGCCGCCCACTGAAACCTGCATGAGTTGTCATTCCCAGGTATGGACACATGCCGATGTACTGGAGCCGTTGCGCAAGAGCCTGCGTGAACTTGAGCCCTTGCACTGGCAACGCGTCGCCAAGCTGCCCGACTACGTGTATTTCCATCACGGCGTCCATGTGAACGCCGGCGTCGGCTGCAGTGAATGCCATGGTCAGGTCGACCGCATGCAACTGATGTTCAAGGCGCAACCGTTGAACATGGGCCAGTGCCTGGCCTGTCACCGTGACCCGGCGCCCCATCTGCGTCCCCTGGAGCAGGTCACCAATATGCAGTGGAAACCTTCCGAGGACCGTCGCCAATTGGGTGAGCGCCTGATGACCGCGCGGCACATCGATACCCGGGGCCTTACCGACTGCGGGACGTGCCACCGATGA
- a CDS encoding TAT-variant-translocated molybdopterin oxidoreductase, translating into MSKPLDFSVLREQLAGLEGQAYWRGLEALAESPDAQALIEAEFAGVAPLMDRRRFLQLMAASIAMAGLAACGKTPEQAVTAVRQPVNLTPGVPAWYATAIPFGGVAQPVLGKTVAGRPIKLEGNPDHPVSGGACDAFTQAAILQLYDPDRSQAPRFKGREASWPDVRAALAHEQQVLDSARGKGLHIVCGASSSPTLKRQLDQLQQRWPEVRLYHGEAFAETAALRASERAFGQPLATQVHLEQTEVLVCLEYDPLGSGPYQTVLQRGWAERRRQAAKGEGAALVFVAESVPSLTGAAATARLPTAPSQLPSLLLALSQALGQDLPGTPRLNPAQRQWVQDAAAALKAHPGRGLIGISQQASEALQAQVMQLNQRLGHAGQALDWQVPRLLGYEPNQSWGSLEQLSQEAVTHLLILDCNPVLNAYLQDVLPQVPFRLHVGLYYDESAAQCHWHLPLNHALDGWSDGRAADGSACIVQPLIEPMYSTRTLHQVLELLLHSTEADALALVRATWAHIAQQQWREALANGWIEPASAPVKVEEMTPIAPSAADVGEELEAVIRPDPTVWDGRFANSGWLQELPKPISTLTWSNVIGLSPHLAEQLGVSNGDGVEVTLADQTVRGPAWVEPGQADHVIALYTGYGRSHAGRVGNGLGYTVKPTEQLSVSASLRSTGERFPLAATQSHHRLPEAREPPIRVVSRAKPQLATQAIPASLYSPVADSGPQWGMVIDLDLCTGCNACVVACQAENNIAVVGAEQVAQGRSMHWLRIDHYYQGPLEAPRSRFQPLPCMHCEQAPCETGCPVNATVHSRDGLNQMVYNRCIGTRTCASYCPYKVRRFNWLDWSADAAPSIQAQRNPEVTVRSRGVMEKCTYCIQRISNARTNDKQHGDDFDPSAVVTACQQTCPSQAIQFGDINAPASAVSLARRDPRHYRLLEALGTRPRTSYLARIEEEGAGDEG; encoded by the coding sequence ATGAGTAAGCCGCTGGACTTCTCCGTTTTGCGTGAACAACTGGCCGGACTTGAGGGACAGGCTTATTGGCGCGGGCTTGAGGCGCTTGCCGAGTCCCCTGACGCTCAAGCACTGATAGAGGCGGAATTTGCAGGTGTGGCGCCTCTGATGGATCGACGGCGTTTCCTGCAGTTGATGGCGGCGTCCATCGCCATGGCGGGGTTGGCCGCCTGTGGCAAAACCCCGGAACAGGCGGTGACGGCGGTCCGTCAGCCGGTCAACCTGACGCCAGGCGTGCCGGCTTGGTACGCCACCGCCATCCCGTTTGGCGGTGTTGCCCAGCCCGTTTTGGGCAAGACCGTTGCAGGCAGACCGATCAAGCTTGAAGGCAATCCGGACCATCCCGTGTCGGGCGGCGCCTGCGATGCCTTTACTCAAGCGGCGATCCTGCAACTCTATGACCCGGACCGTTCCCAGGCGCCGCGTTTCAAAGGCCGCGAAGCCAGTTGGCCGGACGTGCGCGCGGCGCTGGCCCATGAGCAGCAGGTGTTGGACAGCGCTCGCGGCAAGGGCTTGCACATCGTCTGTGGGGCCAGCAGTTCACCGACCCTCAAGCGCCAGCTCGACCAGCTGCAACAACGCTGGCCTGAGGTGCGCCTGTACCATGGCGAAGCCTTTGCCGAGACGGCCGCCCTGCGAGCCAGCGAACGCGCGTTCGGTCAGCCATTGGCCACGCAGGTTCACTTGGAACAGACCGAGGTACTGGTGTGCCTGGAGTATGACCCGTTGGGCAGCGGTCCGTATCAAACGGTGCTCCAGCGCGGCTGGGCTGAACGTCGCCGCCAGGCAGCGAAGGGTGAGGGCGCCGCGTTGGTATTCGTGGCTGAAAGTGTTCCGAGCCTCACCGGCGCTGCCGCCACCGCGCGCTTGCCTACGGCGCCATCGCAGTTGCCCAGCCTGCTGCTTGCGCTGAGTCAGGCGCTGGGCCAGGACCTGCCCGGAACGCCGCGCCTGAACCCGGCGCAACGGCAGTGGGTGCAGGACGCCGCAGCTGCGCTCAAGGCCCACCCGGGGCGCGGCCTGATCGGTATCAGCCAGCAGGCATCCGAGGCGTTGCAGGCGCAGGTCATGCAGCTTAACCAGCGCTTGGGGCACGCAGGCCAAGCGTTGGACTGGCAGGTGCCGAGGTTATTGGGTTACGAGCCCAATCAATCGTGGGGTTCGCTTGAGCAACTGAGTCAGGAAGCGGTGACTCATTTGCTGATACTCGACTGCAATCCGGTGCTAAATGCCTACCTGCAAGATGTGCTGCCCCAGGTGCCATTTCGCTTGCATGTCGGGCTTTACTACGACGAAAGCGCCGCGCAGTGCCATTGGCACCTGCCGCTCAATCACGCCCTGGACGGTTGGAGCGATGGCCGCGCGGCGGACGGCAGTGCGTGCATCGTCCAGCCGCTGATCGAACCGATGTATTCGACGCGCACCTTGCATCAGGTCCTCGAATTGCTGCTGCACTCAACCGAGGCCGATGCCTTGGCGCTGGTGCGCGCAACCTGGGCGCATATCGCGCAGCAACAATGGCGCGAGGCATTGGCCAATGGCTGGATTGAACCGGCCTCAGCGCCAGTCAAGGTGGAGGAAATGACGCCAATTGCCCCCTCGGCGGCGGATGTAGGCGAAGAATTAGAGGCCGTAATACGTCCCGACCCGACCGTGTGGGACGGGCGCTTCGCCAACTCTGGCTGGCTGCAGGAATTGCCCAAGCCCATCAGCACACTGACCTGGAGCAATGTGATCGGGCTTTCGCCACACCTGGCCGAACAGTTGGGCGTGAGCAACGGTGACGGCGTGGAGGTGACGCTGGCCGATCAGACCGTGCGCGGACCCGCCTGGGTTGAACCCGGGCAGGCCGACCACGTCATTGCCTTATACACCGGCTACGGTCGCAGCCACGCCGGGCGCGTCGGTAATGGCCTGGGTTACACGGTGAAGCCAACTGAACAACTCTCCGTCAGCGCCTCCCTACGAAGCACCGGCGAGCGCTTTCCCTTGGCGGCCACCCAGTCACATCACCGGTTGCCTGAAGCGCGGGAACCGCCCATCCGTGTGGTCTCACGCGCCAAACCACAACTCGCGACCCAGGCCATTCCCGCGTCGCTCTACAGCCCGGTGGCCGACAGCGGCCCGCAGTGGGGCATGGTCATTGATCTGGACCTGTGCACCGGCTGCAATGCCTGTGTGGTGGCCTGTCAGGCCGAGAACAATATTGCTGTGGTCGGCGCCGAGCAGGTCGCCCAGGGGCGCAGCATGCACTGGCTGCGCATCGACCATTATTACCAAGGGCCGTTGGAGGCCCCGCGTTCGCGCTTCCAGCCATTGCCCTGCATGCACTGCGAGCAGGCGCCCTGCGAAACCGGCTGCCCGGTCAACGCCACCGTGCATAGCCGCGATGGCTTGAACCAGATGGTCTACAACCGCTGCATAGGCACACGCACGTGCGCCTCTTACTGCCCGTACAAAGTGCGACGCTTCAATTGGCTGGACTGGAGCGCCGACGCCGCGCCGTCGATTCAGGCCCAACGCAACCCCGAGGTGACGGTACGCTCGCGCGGCGTGATGGAGAAATGCACGTACTGCATCCAACGCATCAGCAACGCCCGCACGAACGACAAGCAACACGGCGACGATTTCGACCCCTCTGCGGTGGTCACCGCTTGCCAGCAAACCTGCCCCAGCCAGGCCATCCAGTTTGGCGACATCAACGCCCCCGCCAGCGCTGTCAGCCTCGCGCGCCGCGATCCCCGCCATTACCGCTTGCTGGAAGCCCTCGGCACACGGCCGCGTACCAGTTACCTGGCACGCATCGAGGAGGAGGGCGCCGGCGATGAAGGCTGA
- the nrfD gene encoding NrfD/PsrC family molybdoenzyme membrane anchor subunit, protein MKAEPLLHATGHFLPKDLSDQQVSRQVFGPLQQFPRRVAWRWIFGVGLVLLLVYLGSVAVLLGNGVGMWGNNQPVHWGFGILNYIWWLGIGHAGTFISALLLLIERPWRHTLNRLAELMTLMAVICAALYPILHLGRPWLFYWTMPYPNEMGLWPQFKSPTAWDMFAILSYLTVSVLFLMVGAVPDFATARDRARTPLRQVVYGLLALGWRGSQRHWALWRRTTRVLAILAIPLVFAVSSGYSFLLTMGTQSGWHSTLFPAYFVAGAVFSGFALVALLAIAVRWMLCIESLITPRHLDMLGRLLLATGWMTTYGYLADLFMPFYSGDAHETEVLLARISGAHAWSFWLAIVCNVGVLQALWWRNVRQSPPRLALVALAVLVGMWAERFMLLIPPQMRDLLVSRWGDYTPSLWDWTLFIGSFGVFLVPYSLFLRYVPMVSAFEVKQALHQERGDG, encoded by the coding sequence ATGAAGGCTGAGCCGCTGCTGCACGCCACCGGGCATTTCCTGCCAAAGGACTTGAGCGACCAGCAGGTGTCGCGGCAGGTGTTCGGGCCATTGCAGCAGTTCCCCCGGCGCGTTGCCTGGCGCTGGATCTTCGGTGTCGGCCTGGTGTTGTTGCTGGTGTACCTGGGCTCGGTCGCTGTGCTGCTGGGCAATGGCGTGGGCATGTGGGGCAATAATCAGCCGGTGCATTGGGGCTTTGGCATCCTCAATTACATCTGGTGGCTGGGGATCGGCCACGCGGGCACCTTTATCTCGGCCTTGCTGTTGCTGATCGAGCGGCCCTGGCGCCATACCCTCAACCGGCTGGCGGAGCTGATGACGCTGATGGCAGTGATCTGCGCCGCGCTGTACCCGATCCTGCACTTGGGTCGACCCTGGCTGTTCTACTGGACCATGCCCTACCCGAATGAAATGGGGCTGTGGCCGCAATTCAAAAGCCCGACGGCCTGGGACATGTTTGCGATCCTGTCGTACCTCACGGTGTCGGTGCTGTTCCTAATGGTGGGTGCCGTTCCGGATTTCGCCACCGCCCGTGATCGGGCCCGGACGCCGCTGCGCCAGGTGGTTTATGGCTTGCTGGCGCTCGGCTGGCGTGGGTCGCAGCGGCATTGGGCGCTGTGGCGGCGCACCACACGGGTGTTGGCGATCCTCGCGATACCGCTGGTGTTTGCGGTGTCGAGTGGCTATTCGTTTTTGCTGACCATGGGCACCCAGAGCGGTTGGCATTCAACCCTGTTTCCCGCGTATTTCGTGGCCGGTGCGGTGTTTTCCGGGTTCGCCCTGGTGGCGCTGCTGGCGATTGCCGTGCGCTGGATGTTGTGTATCGAAAGCCTGATCACCCCACGCCATCTGGACATGCTCGGGCGCCTGTTGCTGGCCACCGGCTGGATGACCACCTATGGGTACCTGGCCGATCTGTTCATGCCGTTCTACAGCGGTGACGCTCATGAAACCGAGGTGTTGCTTGCGCGCATCAGCGGCGCGCATGCCTGGAGTTTCTGGTTGGCGATCGTCTGCAATGTCGGGGTGCTCCAGGCGCTCTGGTGGCGAAACGTGCGCCAAAGCCCGCCGCGATTGGCACTGGTGGCGCTGGCCGTACTGGTGGGGATGTGGGCCGAGCGTTTCATGCTGCTGATCCCGCCGCAGATGCGTGATCTGCTGGTTTCCCGCTGGGGCGATTACACGCCGTCCCTGTGGGACTGGACGCTGTTTATCGGCAGTTTCGGGGTGTTTCTGGTGCCCTATAGCCTGTTCCTGCGCTATGTGCCGATGGTTTCCGCGTTCGAGGTCAAGCAGGCGCTGCATCAGGAGCGCGGCGATGGCTGA
- a CDS encoding DUF3341 domain-containing protein: MAECLGLLARFPAPQPLVDAAVCAWGLGYRRLDAFAPFALEALEPVLAVDAKRVGRMASLGAGLGIVLALVMQIGSVWAYPLNIGGRPLVALPSFAVVTFLFAVVFAAMAAVLTLLLCSRLPRLHHPLFGVEGFEAASDDGFFLFIDARDPLFDAHQTHAWLAERAQSVQEVAP; this comes from the coding sequence ATGGCTGAGTGCCTGGGTTTACTCGCGCGGTTCCCGGCGCCCCAGCCCCTGGTGGATGCCGCCGTGTGCGCGTGGGGCCTGGGTTATCGGCGGCTGGATGCCTTCGCGCCGTTTGCGCTGGAAGCCTTGGAGCCGGTACTGGCAGTCGACGCCAAGCGAGTAGGGCGCATGGCCAGCCTGGGGGCCGGGCTGGGCATCGTCCTGGCGCTGGTGATGCAGATCGGTTCGGTGTGGGCCTATCCCTTGAACATCGGCGGACGACCCTTGGTGGCGTTGCCTTCATTCGCCGTGGTGACGTTTCTGTTTGCCGTGGTGTTTGCAGCTATGGCGGCCGTGTTGACGTTGTTGCTGTGCAGTCGCCTGCCGCGCTTGCATCATCCGTTGTTCGGCGTCGAGGGGTTTGAAGCGGCCAGCGATGATGGGTTCTTCTTGTTTATCGATGCGCGCGACCCGCTGTTTGACGCACACCAGACCCATGCCTGGCTGGCCGAACGCGCGCAGAGCGTGCAGGAAGTGGCGCCATGA
- a CDS encoding c-type cytochrome, translated as MNAWPWALSLVLLCSGCDDMSRQAKVLEQRAGALFGNGLSSRQPPAGSVARGQLQREALARQRPALSADLLARGEAGYQTFCTPCHGLSGLGDGLVVGRGFPAPPSFIEPRLLNASDDQLMQVIADGRGLMYGYASRIQPDERWAIVAHLRVLQLSQHANLQTLPPTVRQAFEESGQ; from the coding sequence ATGAATGCCTGGCCATGGGCATTGAGTCTGGTGCTGCTGTGCAGCGGTTGCGATGACATGTCGCGCCAAGCCAAGGTACTCGAACAGCGCGCCGGCGCGTTGTTTGGCAATGGCCTCAGCAGTCGCCAGCCTCCCGCCGGCAGTGTGGCGCGCGGGCAACTGCAACGTGAAGCGCTGGCGCGCCAACGGCCGGCCCTGAGTGCGGACTTGCTGGCACGTGGCGAGGCGGGCTATCAAACATTCTGCACGCCGTGCCATGGCCTGAGCGGGCTCGGCGATGGGCTGGTGGTGGGCCGTGGTTTTCCGGCACCGCCGTCGTTTATCGAACCGCGCTTGCTGAACGCCTCCGATGACCAATTGATGCAGGTGATTGCCGACGGACGAGGCTTGATGTACGGCTACGCGTCGCGCATTCAGCCCGATGAGCGCTGGGCGATTGTCGCCCACTTGCGTGTGCTGCAGTTGAGCCAGCACGCCAACCTGCAAACGCTGCCGCCGACTGTGCGCCAGGCCTTCGAGGAGTCTGGCCAATGA
- a CDS encoding SCO family protein gives MSIERVLLVVVLVCCWLPQAGAAQPFDPFTAAGIDTAHVGRPLAFDSRFTDQQGRLVRLGDLLKGQPTLLVPLYYRCPNVCGAALSTLFSQLANQPYRLGRDFQVIAFSFDPREDVGAAREELAKLSQHWPALADEPGVHLLTGDASASQALADSIGFGYRFDPQQQQYAHSSAVAVVTGDGRLSRWLYGLGYQPSDLRLTLTEAGQGKLGAIKEQLLLLCYHYDPQSGTYSSRIILMLQVAGVSTVLVLGLLILRAVRRERQEAR, from the coding sequence ATGAGCATTGAGCGCGTGCTGCTGGTCGTCGTATTGGTGTGCTGTTGGCTGCCGCAAGCGGGCGCCGCGCAGCCATTCGACCCCTTTACCGCCGCCGGAATCGATACGGCCCACGTCGGCCGACCCTTGGCGTTCGACAGTCGCTTCACTGACCAACAGGGCCGCCTCGTGCGTCTTGGCGATCTGCTCAAGGGCCAGCCTACATTGCTGGTGCCGTTGTACTACCGTTGCCCGAACGTCTGCGGAGCGGCGCTTTCGACTTTGTTTAGCCAACTGGCCAACCAGCCTTATCGCCTGGGCCGTGACTTCCAGGTAATCGCCTTCAGTTTCGACCCCCGCGAAGACGTGGGCGCCGCCCGGGAAGAGTTGGCCAAGCTCAGCCAGCACTGGCCAGCACTGGCTGACGAACCTGGCGTGCATCTGCTGACTGGCGATGCGTCGGCCAGCCAGGCATTGGCGGACTCGATCGGCTTCGGCTATCGCTTCGACCCGCAACAGCAGCAATACGCCCACAGCTCGGCAGTCGCGGTGGTAACGGGTGACGGGCGCCTGTCGCGCTGGCTCTACGGCCTGGGCTATCAGCCCAGCGACCTGCGCCTGACATTGACCGAGGCTGGGCAGGGCAAGTTGGGGGCCATCAAGGAACAACTGTTATTGCTGTGCTACCACTACGACCCGCAGAGCGGCACCTACAGCAGCCGGATCATTCTGATGCTACAAGTGGCAGGCGTGTCGACGGTGCTGGTGCTCGGCCTGCTGATTTTGCGGGCGGTGCGGCGCGAACGTCAGGAGGCGCGATGA
- the coxB gene encoding cytochrome c oxidase subunit II codes for MNEHFLRLWPAQASDYAVSVDWLVIGFTAMMALFVVPVFVALWVFIWRYRRGRPADRDHRPQSNLPIELAWIILPFIGSLVVFLLSARLFFIARTPPEDALEVQVTARQWMWKFQHQGGQREINTLHVPARRPVKLTMISEDVIHSLFFPSLRIKQDVLPGRYSMLWFQAEHSGTYEVYCAEYCGTDHAAMLARLVVLNPADYELWLADNGSSADLARQGETLYRQYGCASCHDSGNAPPLAGVFNRSVQLADGSQVKADEAYLRDSILLPQKQLVAGYLPIMPTYSNLLDEEAVQRLVAYLRELAEKHQ; via the coding sequence ATGAACGAACATTTTCTGCGCCTGTGGCCGGCGCAAGCCTCGGATTACGCGGTATCGGTCGACTGGCTGGTGATCGGCTTCACCGCCATGATGGCGCTGTTCGTGGTGCCGGTGTTCGTCGCGCTGTGGGTGTTTATCTGGCGCTATCGGCGCGGCCGTCCGGCCGACCGCGACCATCGCCCGCAAAGTAATCTGCCTATCGAGCTGGCCTGGATCATCTTGCCGTTCATAGGTTCGCTGGTGGTCTTCCTGTTGTCGGCGCGGCTGTTTTTCATCGCCCGCACGCCGCCGGAGGATGCCCTGGAAGTGCAGGTCACCGCGCGCCAATGGATGTGGAAATTCCAGCACCAGGGCGGTCAGCGGGAGATCAACACCCTGCACGTGCCGGCCCGGCGCCCGGTGAAGTTGACCATGATTTCCGAAGACGTGATCCACAGCCTGTTTTTCCCCAGCCTGCGTATCAAGCAAGACGTGTTGCCGGGGCGCTACAGCATGCTGTGGTTCCAGGCCGAACACAGCGGCACCTACGAGGTGTATTGCGCCGAATACTGCGGCACCGACCACGCGGCAATGCTGGCGCGCCTGGTGGTGCTCAACCCCGCCGATTACGAGCTCTGGCTGGCAGACAACGGCAGCAGCGCCGACCTTGCCCGTCAGGGCGAGACCCTGTATCGCCAATACGGTTGCGCCAGTTGCCACGACTCAGGCAACGCGCCGCCGCTGGCCGGTGTGTTCAACCGTTCGGTGCAACTGGCCGACGGCAGCCAGGTAAAAGCGGATGAAGCCTACCTGCGCGACAGCATCCTGTTGCCGCAAAAACAGTTGGTAGCCGGCTACCTGCCGATCATGCCGACCTACAGCAATCTGTTGGATGAAGAGGCCGTGCAGCGGCTTGTCGCTTACCTGCGCGAACTTGCGGAGAAACACCAATGA